In one window of Nocardia brasiliensis DNA:
- a CDS encoding polynucleotide kinase-phosphatase — MAELSVPELSLVVLIGSTGSGKSTFARKHFRSTAIVSSDACRGVVSDDENDQSASAAAFALLHHIAGVRLRRGLRTVIDATNVQARSRQELIAVARANDVLPVAIVLDVPDSVCLERNSKRPDRAGLGAHVVVRQQRELRRSLRGLEREGFRKVHVLRGVAEIEAATIVDEKAWNDRRELTGPFDVIGDVHGCRAELETLLGELGYLIDRDDSGRAVGAHHPAGRTAVFVGDLVDRGPDTPGVLRLVMGMVAAGTALCVTGNHEHKLVRALDGKQVRVAHGLAESLAQLDAEDEVFRKAAHEFCRGLVSHYVLDGGKLVVAHAGLKQEYHGRASGRVRSFAMYGETTGETDEYGLPVRYPWANDYRGTATVLYGHTPVLDLQWVNNTLCLDTGVVFGGRLSALRYPEREPVSVAAEQVWYEPVRPLRATTISTAEGVVHRDPGVLDLADVTGRRVVQTRHHGRVGVQEENAGAALEVMSRFALDPRWLVYLPPTMAPCATAELDGYLEHPDQAFAYFRAAGVERLVCEEKHMGSRAVVLVARSARAARDRFGVDDGGTGVIYTRTGRPFFDDRGHTEAVLARVRAAAEQAGLFAELDSEWLLLDTELMPWSAKAIGLLRAQYAAVGAAARAALGAAGDVLSAVGARGLDVDELARRTDARRADAAAFTAAYGRYCWPVDGMAGLRLAPFQILAAEGANHAVREHDWHLERIDRLVAADPELCAPTGRVFVDLTDERSTAAATAWWIELTAAGGEGMVVKPRQALARGPRGGDAQADAGRLVQPGVKCRGPEYLRIIYGPEYLREDNLRRLRARGLGRKRSMALREYALGLEALDRLAAGEPLWRVHEAVFAVLALESEPVDPRL; from the coding sequence ATGGCGGAACTCTCGGTGCCCGAACTCTCGCTGGTGGTGTTGATCGGCAGCACTGGCTCGGGCAAATCGACCTTCGCGCGCAAGCACTTCCGCTCGACCGCGATCGTCTCCTCGGACGCCTGCCGCGGCGTCGTCAGCGACGACGAGAACGACCAGTCGGCCTCCGCGGCGGCCTTCGCCCTGCTGCACCACATCGCCGGCGTCCGGCTGCGCCGTGGCCTGCGCACCGTGATCGACGCGACGAACGTCCAGGCCCGCTCGCGACAGGAGCTCATCGCGGTGGCGCGCGCCAACGACGTGCTGCCGGTGGCCATCGTGCTCGACGTACCGGATTCGGTGTGCCTGGAACGCAATTCGAAGCGTCCGGACCGGGCAGGCCTCGGCGCGCACGTGGTCGTCCGGCAGCAGCGCGAGCTCCGGCGCAGCCTGCGCGGGCTGGAGCGGGAGGGCTTCCGCAAGGTCCACGTGTTGCGCGGCGTCGCCGAGATCGAGGCCGCGACGATCGTCGACGAGAAGGCGTGGAACGACAGGCGCGAACTCACCGGCCCGTTCGACGTGATCGGCGACGTGCACGGCTGCCGTGCCGAATTGGAAACGCTCCTCGGCGAACTCGGCTATCTCATCGACCGCGACGACAGCGGCCGCGCGGTCGGCGCTCACCACCCCGCGGGCCGCACCGCGGTATTCGTCGGCGACCTGGTCGACCGGGGGCCGGACACACCGGGCGTGCTCCGGCTGGTGATGGGCATGGTGGCCGCCGGAACGGCCCTGTGCGTCACCGGTAACCACGAGCACAAGCTGGTGCGCGCCCTCGACGGCAAGCAGGTGCGCGTCGCGCACGGCCTGGCCGAGTCGCTGGCACAGCTCGACGCCGAGGACGAGGTCTTCCGCAAGGCCGCGCACGAGTTCTGCCGCGGGCTGGTCAGCCACTATGTGCTCGACGGCGGCAAGCTCGTCGTCGCGCACGCCGGACTGAAGCAGGAGTACCACGGCCGCGCCTCCGGCCGGGTGCGCTCCTTCGCCATGTACGGCGAAACCACCGGCGAGACAGACGAATACGGTTTGCCGGTGCGCTACCCGTGGGCCAACGACTACCGCGGCACGGCCACCGTGCTGTACGGCCACACACCGGTGCTCGACCTGCAGTGGGTGAACAACACGCTGTGCCTGGACACCGGCGTGGTGTTCGGCGGCAGGCTCTCGGCGCTGCGCTACCCCGAGCGCGAGCCGGTTTCGGTCGCCGCGGAACAGGTTTGGTACGAGCCGGTGCGTCCGTTGCGGGCCACCACGATCAGCACCGCAGAGGGCGTGGTGCACCGCGATCCCGGCGTGCTCGACCTCGCGGACGTGACCGGCAGACGGGTCGTGCAGACCCGCCACCACGGCCGGGTCGGCGTACAGGAGGAGAACGCCGGTGCCGCACTGGAGGTGATGAGCCGGTTCGCGCTCGACCCGCGGTGGCTGGTGTACCTGCCGCCGACGATGGCGCCGTGCGCGACCGCCGAGTTGGACGGCTACCTGGAGCACCCGGACCAGGCCTTCGCGTACTTCCGCGCGGCGGGCGTCGAGCGGCTGGTGTGCGAGGAGAAGCACATGGGCTCGCGGGCGGTGGTCCTGGTGGCTCGTTCGGCACGGGCGGCGCGCGACCGCTTCGGCGTCGACGACGGCGGCACCGGCGTGATCTACACCCGCACCGGGCGTCCGTTCTTCGACGATCGCGGCCACACCGAGGCCGTGCTCGCGCGGGTCAGGGCGGCCGCCGAGCAGGCCGGGCTCTTCGCGGAGCTGGACAGCGAGTGGTTGTTGCTCGACACCGAGCTCATGCCGTGGTCGGCGAAGGCGATCGGGCTGCTGCGCGCGCAGTACGCGGCGGTCGGCGCGGCGGCCAGGGCCGCGCTCGGCGCCGCGGGCGACGTGCTGTCCGCGGTAGGCGCTCGCGGCCTGGACGTCGACGAGCTGGCGCGGCGCACCGACGCCCGACGCGCCGACGCAGCGGCCTTCACCGCCGCCTACGGCCGGTATTGCTGGCCGGTGGACGGCATGGCGGGCCTGCGGCTCGCGCCCTTCCAGATCCTCGCCGCCGAGGGCGCGAACCATGCGGTGCGCGAGCATGATTGGCACCTGGAGCGGATCGACCGGCTCGTCGCCGCCGATCCAGAGCTGTGCGCACCGACCGGACGCGTGTTCGTCGACCTGACCGACGAGCGCAGCACCGCCGCCGCGACCGCGTGGTGGATCGAGCTCACCGCGGCGGGCGGTGAGGGCATGGTGGTCAAACCGCGCCAGGCGCTGGCCCGTGGCCCGCGCGGCGGCGACGCGCAGGCGGACGCCGGCAGACTGGTCCAGCCGGGTGTGAAATGCCGTGGACCGGAATACCTCCGGATCATCTACGGGCCGGAGTACCTGCGCGAGGACAACCTGCGCAGGCTGCGCGCGCGAGGCCTCGGCCGCAAGCGTTCGATGGCGTTGCGCGAGTACGCGCTCGGGCTCGAGGCGCTCGATCGCCTGGCCGCGGGCGAGCCGCTGTGGCGGGTGCACGAGGCCGTGTTCGCCGTGCTGGCGCTGGAGTCCGAGCCGGTCGACCCGCGATTGTGA
- a CDS encoding 3' terminal RNA ribose 2'-O-methyltransferase Hen1 — translation MLLTITCTRPDGAAWPATDLGFLLHKNPDRVQAFEQSYGTAHVVYPEATADRCTAALLLEIDPIRLVRGRSRGTPDFSLGQYVNDRPYAASSLLSVAIGAVFRTALHGRCTLRPELAQTALPLRLELPAVPCKGGAAAAERMFVPLGWTVDATPLPLDPAFPDWGDSHHLRLALTGTARLADALAHLYVLLPVLDGAKHYWVAADEVDKLIRTGESWLAEHPERAWITRRYLARRQSLVRAALARLAEVDGVEPEELDAVENVAEEGTEAAEATQCDAEQADSDCSVPAQSGPAQGDAVQADPVRSGSGVRDETALPAPSLAVARRAAVLAALHEVGASRVLDLGCGEGALVRELLADKTFTEIVGVDVSMRALHIAERRLRLDRLPERVAARLTLRQGALTYTDAELRGYDAAVLMEVIEHVDPPRLGALEHAVFAAAAPRTVLVTTPNAEFNVRYETLPAGQFRHADHRFEWTRAEFEAWAARVAARHGYAVRFVPIGPLDPEVGAPTQMAVFTQSAQEGAA, via the coding sequence ATGCTGTTGACGATCACCTGCACCCGACCGGACGGCGCCGCATGGCCGGCGACCGACCTCGGGTTCTTGCTGCACAAGAACCCCGACCGGGTGCAGGCCTTCGAACAGTCGTACGGCACGGCGCACGTGGTGTATCCGGAGGCAACGGCCGACCGGTGCACGGCGGCCCTGCTGCTGGAGATCGACCCGATCCGACTGGTGCGCGGACGTTCGCGCGGCACGCCGGACTTCAGCCTCGGCCAGTACGTCAACGACCGGCCCTATGCGGCCTCGTCGCTGTTGTCGGTGGCCATCGGCGCGGTATTCCGCACCGCACTGCACGGCCGCTGCACGCTGCGGCCGGAACTGGCGCAGACCGCGCTGCCGCTGCGGCTCGAGCTGCCCGCGGTGCCGTGCAAGGGCGGTGCCGCGGCGGCGGAGCGGATGTTCGTGCCGCTGGGCTGGACGGTGGACGCGACTCCCCTGCCGTTGGATCCGGCCTTCCCCGACTGGGGCGATTCGCACCACCTGCGCCTCGCCCTGACCGGCACCGCGCGATTGGCCGATGCCCTCGCACACCTCTACGTACTACTGCCGGTACTCGACGGGGCCAAGCACTACTGGGTGGCCGCCGACGAGGTCGACAAGCTGATCCGCACGGGCGAGAGTTGGCTCGCCGAGCACCCGGAGCGCGCCTGGATCACCCGCCGCTACCTGGCCCGCCGACAGTCCCTCGTCCGCGCCGCACTGGCCCGCCTCGCCGAGGTGGACGGGGTGGAGCCGGAGGAACTCGACGCGGTCGAGAACGTGGCGGAGGAAGGCACCGAAGCGGCCGAGGCAACGCAATGCGATGCGGAACAGGCTGATTCAGACTGCTCCGTTCCGGCGCAGTCCGGCCCGGCGCAGGGCGACGCTGTGCAGGCCGATCCGGTGAGGTCGGGTTCCGGCGTTCGGGACGAAACCGCCTTGCCCGCACCGTCGTTGGCGGTCGCGCGGCGGGCGGCGGTGCTGGCCGCGTTGCACGAGGTCGGGGCGAGCCGGGTGCTCGATTTGGGTTGCGGCGAGGGGGCGCTGGTGCGGGAGTTGCTGGCGGACAAGACGTTCACCGAGATCGTCGGTGTCGACGTCTCGATGCGCGCGCTGCACATCGCCGAGCGCCGCCTGCGGCTGGATCGGCTGCCCGAGCGGGTCGCCGCGCGCCTGACCCTGCGGCAGGGCGCGCTCACCTACACCGATGCCGAGCTGCGCGGCTACGACGCGGCGGTGCTCATGGAGGTCATCGAACACGTCGATCCGCCCCGGCTCGGCGCGCTCGAGCACGCGGTGTTCGCCGCCGCCGCACCGCGGACGGTGCTCGTGACGACGCCCAACGCCGAGTTCAACGTGCGCTACGAAACCCTGCCCGCCGGTCAGTTCCGGCACGCCGACCATCGATTCGAATGGACCCGCGCGGAATTCGAGGCGTGGGCGGCGCGGGTCGCGGCCCGGCACGGCTACGCCGTGCGGTTCGTCCCGATCGGCCCGCTCGACCCCGAGGTGGGTGCGCCGACCCAGATGGCGGTCTTCACGCAATCGGCACAGGAAGGGGCGGCGTGA
- a CDS encoding trans-aconitate 2-methyltransferase, translating into MWDPKKYLDFADHRARPFFELIGRIDAEKPRRVVDLGCGPGNLTAMLAQRWPDARLAAFDSSPEMVADARERGIDAQVLDVHDWQPDEETDVVVCNAVLQWIPDHLALLAEWLPRLPRDAWFAMQVPGNFDAPSHREIRALADEARWRSRLADAMLRGVDSVPEPSGYAAVLSTDDTVADIWETTYYQRLQGPDPVLEWVTGTALRPIRAVLDEQDWREFRTELAARLRVAYPVGPDGTTWFPFRRLFAVVHKAA; encoded by the coding sequence ATGTGGGATCCGAAGAAGTATCTCGACTTCGCCGATCACCGAGCACGCCCGTTCTTCGAGCTGATCGGGCGGATCGACGCCGAAAAGCCGCGCCGCGTGGTCGATCTCGGATGCGGACCGGGCAACCTCACCGCGATGCTCGCGCAACGCTGGCCGGATGCGCGACTGGCGGCGTTCGACTCCTCGCCGGAGATGGTGGCCGACGCGCGCGAGCGGGGGATCGACGCGCAGGTGCTCGACGTGCACGACTGGCAGCCGGACGAGGAAACCGACGTGGTCGTCTGTAACGCTGTCCTGCAATGGATTCCGGACCATCTGGCATTGCTCGCCGAATGGTTGCCTCGGCTGCCGCGGGACGCCTGGTTCGCCATGCAGGTCCCCGGCAACTTCGACGCGCCGTCGCATCGGGAGATCCGGGCGCTGGCCGACGAGGCGCGCTGGCGGTCCCGGCTCGCCGACGCGATGTTGCGCGGTGTCGACTCGGTGCCTGAGCCGTCCGGTTATGCGGCGGTGCTCAGTACCGATGACACCGTCGCCGACATCTGGGAGACCACCTACTACCAGCGCCTGCAGGGGCCCGACCCGGTGCTCGAGTGGGTCACCGGCACGGCGCTGCGGCCGATCCGGGCCGTCCTGGACGAGCAGGACTGGCGCGAATTCCGGACCGAGCTGGCCGCGCGCCTGCGCGTCGCCTATCCGGTCGGCCCCGACGGCACCACTTGGTTCCCGTTCCGTCGCCTTTTCGCGGTGGTGCACAAAGCGGCTTGA
- a CDS encoding serine hydrolase domain-containing protein yields MPAATQDGASSTGRMLVDDRFTAVAAKFFAMFRRRRQGGGALAVYLDGEPVLDVWAGWADADRRWRGDTMALTYSTGKGVTATVAHRLIERGVLDLDTPVATYWPEFAARGKDAITVRDLLNHRAGLQRIRGLVDSEGNPLDDEALLDHDRLAAALAASAPDPLRLRASGYHGLTFGTLVAELIQRATGRSFTDVVHTELAEPLGDNDFWFGVPRSERHRLATLAPRLSIGLVPVDQLIAPLGAVRRVRSARSAIYDGWADMSIGQRPYDAVMPSWGGVFTARSLARMYGAIANDGVVGTRRLLRPETTAMIARMPANSRFDYVLGAPPHWALGYHRGIVGTRLTREALGHFGVGGSGAIAVPGAGVSVAFVTNHLGYSGMTLGDARLPTLAALARRAALLGRSAGSTPATRQAAG; encoded by the coding sequence ATGCCCGCAGCGACCCAGGACGGCGCATCGAGCACCGGCCGCATGCTGGTCGACGACCGCTTCACGGCCGTCGCCGCCAAGTTCTTCGCCATGTTCCGGCGCAGGCGACAGGGTGGCGGCGCGCTCGCGGTCTATCTCGACGGCGAGCCCGTCCTGGACGTCTGGGCGGGTTGGGCGGACGCCGATCGGCGGTGGCGCGGCGACACCATGGCGCTGACGTACTCGACCGGCAAGGGCGTTACCGCGACGGTCGCGCATCGGCTTATCGAACGCGGTGTGCTCGATCTCGACACACCGGTGGCCACCTACTGGCCCGAGTTCGCGGCGCGGGGCAAGGACGCCATCACCGTGCGCGACCTGCTGAACCATCGCGCGGGCCTGCAGCGCATCCGGGGTCTGGTCGACAGCGAAGGCAACCCGCTGGACGACGAGGCGCTGCTCGATCACGACCGCCTGGCCGCGGCGCTCGCCGCGTCCGCGCCGGATCCGTTGCGGCTGCGCGCCTCCGGCTATCACGGGCTCACCTTCGGCACCCTGGTGGCCGAGCTGATCCAGCGCGCCACCGGCCGCTCGTTCACCGACGTCGTGCATACCGAGCTGGCGGAACCGCTGGGCGACAACGACTTCTGGTTCGGGGTGCCACGAAGCGAGCGGCACCGGCTCGCCACGCTGGCCCCTCGGCTCAGCATCGGCCTGGTCCCGGTGGACCAGCTGATCGCACCGCTCGGCGCGGTGCGCAGAGTACGGTCCGCGCGCAGCGCGATCTACGACGGCTGGGCGGACATGAGCATCGGCCAGCGGCCCTACGACGCCGTGATGCCCAGCTGGGGCGGGGTTTTCACGGCGCGATCACTGGCCAGGATGTACGGCGCGATCGCCAACGACGGTGTGGTCGGCACCCGCCGCCTGCTGCGACCGGAGACCACCGCGATGATCGCGCGGATGCCGGCGAACAGTCGCTTCGACTACGTGCTCGGCGCACCACCGCACTGGGCGCTCGGCTACCACCGCGGCATCGTCGGCACCCGACTGACCCGAGAGGCGCTGGGGCACTTCGGCGTCGGCGGCTCGGGGGCGATCGCCGTACCCGGCGCCGGCGTTTCCGTCGCCTTCGTGACCAATCACCTCGGCTACTCGGGGATGACGCTGGGCGACGCACGGCTCCCGACGCTGGCCGCCCTTGCCCGCCGCGCCGCGCTTCTCGGCAGGTCTGCGGGCAGCACGCCGGCCACGCGACAGGCGGCGGGCTGA
- a CDS encoding SDR family NAD(P)-dependent oxidoreductase, translating into MKTILITGATSGIGLAAARQIATGGDRLVLVGRNPRRLDAAAAEVRAAGAGGVDTLECDFGEQDSVRGLAEAVLSRYDRLDVLANNAGGYQKDHTLTKEGVEKTFAVNHLGGFLLTELLTELMVRSAPSRIVFTSSVLHFGAGLDLDDLAFRHGYTGEKAYSRSKLANILYARALARTLEGTGVTVNAFHPGAVATGIWDAMPWFGQPLVALAKRLFMITAEEGGQALAYLATGAEVAGVSGAYFQHNRIKTPSRRAQDEVLGQRLYTVSANLVAATA; encoded by the coding sequence ATGAAGACGATCCTGATCACGGGGGCCACTTCGGGTATCGGACTCGCGGCAGCACGGCAGATCGCGACAGGGGGCGATCGACTGGTGCTGGTCGGGCGAAATCCGCGCAGGCTCGATGCGGCGGCGGCCGAGGTCCGCGCCGCCGGCGCCGGCGGGGTCGACACCCTCGAATGCGACTTCGGCGAGCAGGACTCGGTGCGCGGGCTCGCCGAGGCGGTGCTGTCCCGCTACGACCGGCTCGACGTGCTCGCCAACAACGCGGGTGGCTATCAGAAGGACCACACCCTGACCAAGGAGGGAGTCGAAAAGACCTTCGCCGTCAATCATCTCGGCGGCTTCCTGCTCACCGAACTGCTCACCGAACTGATGGTGCGCAGCGCGCCGTCGCGCATCGTGTTCACCTCTTCCGTCCTGCACTTCGGTGCGGGCCTCGATCTCGACGATCTGGCCTTCCGGCACGGCTACACAGGCGAAAAGGCTTACAGCCGTTCAAAACTCGCGAACATCCTCTACGCAAGGGCGCTGGCCAGGACACTGGAGGGCACCGGGGTCACGGTGAACGCCTTCCACCCGGGCGCCGTGGCCACCGGTATCTGGGATGCCATGCCATGGTTCGGGCAGCCGCTGGTCGCACTCGCCAAGCGGCTGTTCATGATCACCGCCGAGGAGGGCGGGCAGGCGCTGGCCTATCTGGCCACCGGCGCGGAAGTGGCCGGGGTGAGCGGTGCCTACTTCCAGCACAACCGCATCAAGACGCCGTCACGTCGGGCCCAGGACGAAGTGCTCGGCCAGCGGCTCTACACGGTGAGCGCGAACCTGGTCGCCGCCACCGCGTAG
- a CDS encoding TetR/AcrR family transcriptional regulator, whose protein sequence is MEIGPDSALLRRRPAEITDKRLLRGARTRETVLRHAVDLVSLDGLDGLSFGRLATESGLSKAGIQTLFKTKEALQLAAIDHARDLFIEAVVEPARSAPHGLPRLRTLIDYWLSYIEAPLFTGGCFWMAAVPEQDSRPGPVLDALLRDRRAWMRVLEHELRQAITAGELADLDAELAAFQIDSVLCATNTALRVGETAAIPRARRIVDGILGQAALCTTAKRRRNGNQVVPSGPTG, encoded by the coding sequence ATGGAAATTGGCCCCGACTCCGCGTTGCTCCGGCGCCGGCCCGCCGAGATCACCGACAAACGCCTGCTGCGCGGAGCGCGGACGCGCGAGACGGTGTTGCGGCACGCGGTCGACCTCGTCTCGCTCGACGGTCTCGACGGGCTGAGCTTCGGCAGGCTCGCCACCGAGTCCGGCCTGAGCAAGGCGGGCATCCAGACGCTCTTCAAAACCAAGGAGGCATTGCAACTCGCCGCGATCGACCATGCGCGTGACCTGTTCATCGAAGCGGTGGTCGAGCCTGCCCGGTCCGCACCGCACGGCCTGCCCCGGCTGCGGACGCTGATCGATTACTGGCTGTCCTACATCGAGGCGCCGCTGTTCACCGGCGGTTGCTTCTGGATGGCCGCCGTGCCAGAGCAGGACAGCAGGCCGGGCCCCGTGCTCGACGCGCTGCTGCGCGACCGGCGCGCCTGGATGCGCGTACTCGAACACGAACTGCGGCAAGCGATCACGGCGGGAGAACTCGCCGATCTCGACGCGGAGCTCGCCGCCTTCCAGATCGATTCCGTGCTGTGCGCCACCAACACCGCGCTACGCGTCGGCGAAACGGCGGCAATCCCCCGGGCGCGCCGGATCGTCGACGGGATTCTCGGTCAAGCCGCTTTGTGCACCACCGCGAAAAGGCGACGGAACGGGAACCAAGTGGTGCCGTCGGGGCCGACCGGATAG